A region from the Thermanaeromonas toyohensis ToBE genome encodes:
- the pabB gene encoding aminodeoxychorismate synthase component I, protein MLKTSLPFLLTEVKAPPDPAALYINLTGGRPGSFLLESALQHPRLGRYSFLGWDPFLVLKTKGFQATIEEAGKGKITVLDNPWNVIRQLLIRYQQPFTQPHPLPFIGGIVGYLAYDLGRYIERLPQWARDDLPFPEGYLAFYATVVGIDHQEERVYVAAHGFPASGTAAYKLALARIKEVEERLLKVRPLPALDTRKNDKAEGISSLFTRDTYCRAVERAKNYIAAGDIFEVNLSQRFETRLPFHPLELYLRLRKFNPAPFAAYLPLEEGVIVSASPERFLRVSKGQVETRPIKGTRPRGRTPAEDQALRKELWESEKDRAELVMIIDLERNDLGRVCEVGSVKVPELFVLEEYATVFHLVSTITGALRKDKDMVDLWRATFPGGSITGAPKIRAMEIIEELEPVRRSVYTGSLGYLGFNGEADWNIAIRTFLIVGNRAYFQTGGAVTADSDPGSEYQETLDKACGLLKALGL, encoded by the coding sequence ATGCTAAAGACATCTTTACCTTTCCTGCTTACTGAAGTTAAAGCCCCGCCTGACCCGGCGGCCCTATATATAAATTTAACCGGCGGGCGTCCCGGGAGCTTTCTTCTGGAAAGCGCCTTACAACACCCACGTCTGGGACGTTATTCCTTTCTAGGCTGGGACCCCTTTCTAGTGCTTAAAACCAAAGGCTTCCAAGCTACTATAGAAGAAGCCGGTAAAGGGAAAATAACCGTCCTAGATAACCCTTGGAACGTAATCCGTCAGCTCCTCATAAGATACCAGCAACCCTTCACCCAACCCCACCCCCTGCCCTTTATTGGGGGAATAGTGGGCTACCTGGCCTACGATCTAGGCCGCTACATTGAACGCTTGCCCCAGTGGGCCAGGGATGATTTGCCCTTCCCCGAAGGCTACCTGGCCTTTTATGCTACAGTAGTGGGAATCGATCACCAGGAAGAAAGGGTGTATGTAGCAGCCCACGGCTTCCCAGCCTCCGGTACTGCGGCCTACAAACTAGCCCTTGCCCGTATTAAAGAAGTAGAGGAGCGACTGCTGAAGGTCCGGCCTCTGCCAGCCCTGGATACAAGAAAAAATGATAAAGCAGAAGGCATCTCCTCCCTCTTCACCCGGGACACATATTGCCGAGCTGTAGAACGCGCTAAAAACTACATAGCCGCCGGGGATATCTTCGAGGTAAACTTATCCCAGCGATTTGAGACCAGGCTCCCTTTCCACCCTTTAGAGTTATATCTCCGTCTCCGAAAGTTTAACCCCGCGCCCTTCGCTGCTTATTTGCCCTTGGAGGAGGGGGTTATTGTAAGCGCTTCTCCGGAAAGATTCTTGCGCGTAAGTAAGGGCCAGGTAGAGACCAGACCTATTAAAGGTACCAGGCCCCGGGGCCGGACACCAGCCGAAGACCAGGCCTTACGTAAGGAGCTATGGGAGAGCGAGAAAGATCGTGCCGAGCTGGTTATGATTATCGATTTGGAGCGTAACGACCTGGGACGGGTATGCGAAGTAGGCTCGGTAAAGGTACCTGAACTTTTTGTGTTGGAAGAATACGCTACCGTCTTTCACCTGGTAAGCACCATAACCGGCGCCTTACGGAAAGATAAAGATATGGTAGACTTATGGCGGGCTACTTTCCCTGGTGGCTCTATAACCGGGGCCCCTAAAATTCGAGCCATGGAGATTATAGAGGAGTTAGAGCCGGTACGCCGGAGCGTATACACAGGATCCCTTGGGTATCTAGGATTCAATGGAGAAGCGGACTGGAACATAGCCATACGCACTTTCCTTATAGTAGGAAACAGGGCCTACTTTCAAACCGGAGGGGCGGTAACGGCTGATTCTGATCCGGGAAGCGAATATCAAGAAACCTTGGATAAAGCCTGCGGTCTCCTTAAGGCATTAGGGTTATAA
- a CDS encoding aminotransferase class IV — MSSILYFNGFLKSLKEIDINPAEPGFLYGAGLFETIRVEEGIPLFLEEHLKRLTAGAQYLGWQVPDLSTLGQAIKTTISANKVILGRARLNLLLGSSGYHLLVTAQASLPYTPEDYARGYTACISKIRKNHRSPLSAFKTMNYLEYLLAWNEARSRGAQEAILLNLDGFLAEGSRSNLFVVRKGTLFTPNLESGPLPGLVRSRVLKLAARLGLKVKEKPLSPTDLLAGEEAFLTNSLMEIMPLTYVDGQPIGKAKPGPLTTRLRLEYQAEKAATLRSNSV; from the coding sequence ATGTCCAGCATCCTTTACTTTAACGGTTTTCTTAAATCCTTAAAAGAAATTGACATAAACCCTGCCGAGCCAGGCTTCCTTTATGGAGCAGGCCTTTTTGAAACTATCCGGGTAGAAGAAGGAATACCCCTCTTCCTTGAAGAGCACCTTAAGCGTTTAACCGCTGGTGCCCAATACCTGGGCTGGCAAGTCCCTGACTTAAGCACCTTAGGCCAGGCGATTAAGACCACTATTTCCGCCAACAAGGTTATCCTGGGCCGGGCCCGCCTTAACCTGCTCCTAGGTAGTAGCGGTTACCACCTGTTAGTTACAGCCCAGGCTAGCCTGCCGTATACTCCAGAAGATTACGCCCGGGGTTATACTGCCTGTATTTCCAAAATTAGAAAAAATCACCGTTCCCCCCTCTCCGCCTTTAAGACTATGAATTACCTAGAATATCTCTTAGCTTGGAACGAAGCCCGTAGCCGGGGTGCCCAAGAAGCTATTTTACTTAATCTTGACGGTTTCCTAGCTGAAGGTAGCCGTAGCAACCTTTTTGTAGTCAGGAAAGGTACACTTTTTACTCCTAACCTGGAAAGTGGACCCTTGCCAGGGCTCGTCCGCAGCCGGGTTTTGAAGCTCGCCGCCCGCCTGGGACTTAAAGTAAAAGAAAAACCCCTTTCCCCCACCGATCTTCTGGCGGGCGAAGAGGCCTTCCTAACTAACAGCCTTATGGAGATCATGCCCTTAACCTATGTAGACGGCCAACCTATAGGAAAAGCTAAGCCAGGACCCCTTACGACCCGGCTCCGCCTCGAGTACCAGGCAGAAAAAGCTGCTACCCTTCGCAGCAACTCCGTTTAG
- a CDS encoding glycosyl hydrolase family 18 protein yields the protein MALQERQLENNWYYVPDPPGLASLRSHGRKLKYILPFWFGVTESGTLVDQADAEGLAIIRQYNLPVLAIVHNYSSPQYGPLIHRLLTTPNLRRTLVNNILTLMYRWGFAGVNIDFEFVPPEDRPFLTGFMRELFQALRLAGFLTTISVPAELEDNPRHPFSGAFSYPELGALSDQVYILAYDEHFSTPGPIASVGFVRRVLDYAVTVIPREKIRLGMAVYGYDWAEGARTPRTLSHSQAIELARRLGVNIYYDEAAQESTFSYVEDNIPHVVWFEDVRSFSKKLELVREYNLPGIGVWRLGLEDPRIWELRASP from the coding sequence ATGGCCTTGCAGGAACGGCAACTAGAAAACAATTGGTATTATGTTCCCGACCCCCCAGGGCTAGCTTCTTTACGCAGCCACGGACGCAAGTTAAAATATATCCTACCCTTCTGGTTTGGCGTAACCGAAAGCGGAACCCTGGTGGATCAAGCCGATGCTGAAGGTCTAGCGATCATACGCCAATACAATCTCCCGGTGCTGGCCATAGTCCACAACTACTCTAGTCCCCAGTACGGCCCCCTGATTCACCGCTTGCTTACTACGCCTAACTTGCGCCGGACCTTGGTAAACAATATCTTAACCCTCATGTACCGCTGGGGTTTTGCCGGTGTCAATATCGATTTTGAATTTGTGCCTCCGGAGGATCGTCCATTCTTAACCGGCTTTATGCGTGAGCTTTTCCAAGCCCTCCGCCTGGCAGGCTTCTTAACTACCATTTCCGTACCAGCAGAACTGGAAGATAACCCCCGCCACCCCTTCTCCGGTGCTTTTAGTTACCCGGAACTAGGAGCCCTTAGTGACCAGGTCTATATTCTGGCTTACGACGAACATTTCAGTACACCCGGTCCTATCGCTTCCGTGGGTTTTGTCCGCCGGGTGCTGGACTATGCTGTAACCGTTATCCCCCGGGAAAAAATCCGCCTCGGTATGGCTGTTTATGGTTACGACTGGGCTGAAGGAGCGCGTACCCCCAGAACCCTCTCCCATAGCCAAGCCATAGAGCTTGCCCGACGCCTGGGTGTTAACATCTATTATGACGAGGCCGCCCAAGAATCCACCTTTAGCTATGTCGAAGACAACATCCCCCATGTAGTATGGTTTGAGGATGTGCGGAGCTTTAGTAAAAAGCTTGAGCTGGTGCGGGAGTACAACCTTCCTGGTATCGGAGTCTGGCGCCTAGGCCTGGAAGACCCGCGCATCTGGGAACTGCGAGCTTCTCCTTAA
- a CDS encoding UvrD-helicase domain-containing protein, with product MKFVADFHIHSYYSRATSQEAVPEELYRWAVYKGVTLVGTGDFTHPAWRKELKEKLEPAEEGLYQLKKEFCPSLEVIGEPTYAPEWQSFLVRFIISGEISTIYKKAGRVRKIHHLILLPSLEAAEELSRRLEQLGNLESDGRPILGLDSRHLLELVLEVCREALFIPAHIWTPHFSLLGANSGFDSPEECFEDLTEYIYALETGLSSDPPMNWRLSGLDSFLLVSNSDAHSPRNLAREANLFQTDLSYPAIYRALKERDPEAFLGTIEFFPEEGKYHYDGHRACRVRFKPAETRTAGGICPVCGRRLTVGVLHRVEELADREEGVRPPDARPYQSLVPLPEVIASALGVGVSSKQVIQRYFSLLRHLGPELLILREAPLEEIARVAGPLVAEAVRRMREGEIEVQPGFDGEYGKIILLKPEERVGFSGQATLFGVKAVTEEVGEEKVSGASRKFGQEIKLESLQGKAPVEGLKGENGVTFSPSPLLSGLNPQQVEAVTAEEGPVVVIAGPGTGKTRTLVYRLAYLLGEKKVPPGDIAAVTFTNKAAEEIKERIDELLKGIIGEKAFTVGTFHSICLDLLRQVYGLEFTLLDEVDVQEIWQEVLREKAPAGRQKAKRLKEEISLLKSRGMEPSSPGVPPELKPFYEAYQERLVYYRALDYDDLLLETLRREEARAGQGQPSRFAYLLVDEFQDVNPVQYQLVRVWAGDGKNLFVIGDPDQAIYGFRGADHRFFFKLQEEFPQAKVIRLVLNYRSTPTVLKAACGLLKQKNPQLVATRGDGPRILHLEVPSEIAEGIAVVREIERLVGGATMLQAHGQCAAVGQDGVEIGDKSYSFSDIAVLFRSSRELKALEECFLKEGIPYRVIGRESFLEDPQVREAIDFFRCVNSPEDDFHLYRSLRRMGVKGEYLACLLEMAQRTGSSLWEFIGELVEGKGHYLGSVSREALTLPPETLPRLRHFRETLLIYRALADTQPAAELLARWEEERGPHRSESLERLLRVAARFNNLPSFLRGITLAQEADHERLGGQALTSEFVSLMTLHAAKGLEFPVVFITGVDEGIIPFAGQDGEEEMPMGKDLLREGDEFLEKLEEERRLFYVGITRAKEVLILLSARARTLYGRKILFQPSRFLQDIPPDCLKKKIWKDERRKKEAREEGWEQLSLFPRMS from the coding sequence ATGAAGTTTGTGGCTGATTTCCATATCCATTCTTATTACTCCCGGGCCACCAGCCAGGAGGCAGTACCCGAGGAACTTTACCGCTGGGCGGTTTATAAGGGGGTAACCCTGGTGGGGACTGGGGATTTTACCCACCCGGCCTGGCGGAAGGAATTGAAGGAGAAGCTGGAACCGGCGGAAGAAGGACTGTACCAGCTAAAAAAAGAATTCTGCCCTTCTTTAGAGGTAATAGGTGAGCCCACGTATGCCCCTGAGTGGCAAAGTTTTCTTGTCCGCTTTATAATTTCAGGTGAAATAAGCACTATTTACAAAAAGGCTGGCCGCGTACGCAAGATTCACCACCTTATTCTTTTACCCAGCCTGGAAGCGGCGGAGGAACTTAGCCGCCGCCTGGAACAGTTGGGGAATCTAGAATCCGATGGTCGGCCTATCCTAGGCCTGGACAGCCGCCACCTCCTTGAATTGGTCCTGGAGGTGTGCCGGGAAGCCCTCTTCATCCCGGCCCATATCTGGACTCCCCATTTCTCCCTTTTAGGAGCCAATTCCGGTTTTGACAGCCCAGAAGAATGTTTTGAGGACTTGACGGAATACATATATGCCCTGGAAACCGGCCTTTCTTCGGACCCGCCCATGAACTGGCGGCTGTCGGGGTTAGATTCCTTTCTCCTGGTTTCCAATTCCGATGCCCATTCTCCCCGTAACCTGGCCCGGGAAGCCAACCTTTTCCAGACCGACCTCTCCTACCCGGCCATTTACCGGGCCCTGAAGGAGCGGGACCCGGAAGCGTTCCTGGGAACCATAGAATTCTTCCCGGAAGAAGGTAAGTACCACTACGACGGGCACCGGGCCTGCCGGGTACGCTTTAAACCTGCCGAAACAAGGACAGCGGGAGGTATCTGCCCGGTGTGCGGCCGCCGGTTAACGGTGGGTGTTCTTCACCGGGTGGAAGAGCTAGCGGACCGGGAAGAGGGGGTAAGGCCCCCGGACGCCAGACCTTATCAAAGCCTGGTCCCCCTTCCTGAGGTTATTGCTTCGGCCCTGGGTGTAGGGGTCTCTTCCAAACAGGTAATCCAACGCTATTTTTCCCTCCTCCGCCATCTGGGCCCGGAGCTGCTTATCTTGCGGGAAGCCCCCTTGGAGGAGATCGCCCGCGTGGCCGGCCCTCTGGTAGCCGAGGCGGTACGTCGGATGCGGGAGGGCGAGATCGAAGTCCAACCGGGTTTCGACGGTGAGTACGGGAAAATAATACTGCTTAAACCCGAGGAAAGGGTGGGGTTTAGTGGCCAGGCCACACTGTTCGGCGTTAAAGCGGTGACGGAGGAGGTGGGGGAGGAAAAAGTATCCGGGGCTTCCAGGAAGTTTGGGCAGGAAATTAAGCTCGAAAGCCTCCAGGGGAAAGCCCCGGTAGAGGGCCTTAAGGGGGAAAACGGGGTAACTTTCTCGCCTTCGCCCCTCCTTAGCGGTCTTAACCCCCAACAGGTGGAGGCAGTAACGGCAGAGGAAGGCCCGGTGGTGGTCATCGCCGGACCGGGTACAGGGAAAACGCGGACTTTAGTTTACCGCCTGGCTTACCTTTTAGGAGAAAAGAAGGTGCCGCCGGGTGATATCGCCGCGGTAACCTTCACTAATAAGGCGGCAGAGGAGATAAAGGAACGGATAGATGAGCTCCTTAAAGGGATAATAGGCGAAAAAGCTTTTACCGTAGGGACTTTTCACAGTATCTGCCTGGACCTCCTCCGTCAGGTCTACGGCTTGGAATTCACCCTGCTAGATGAAGTGGATGTCCAGGAGATCTGGCAGGAAGTGTTACGGGAAAAAGCCCCGGCGGGCAGGCAAAAGGCTAAGCGCCTTAAGGAAGAGATCTCCCTTCTTAAAAGCCGGGGTATGGAACCTTCTTCCCCCGGTGTCCCACCGGAGCTTAAACCTTTTTACGAAGCTTATCAGGAGAGGCTTGTTTACTACCGGGCCCTGGATTATGATGATCTACTTCTAGAGACCTTACGGCGGGAGGAGGCCCGTGCAGGCCAGGGACAACCCAGCCGCTTTGCCTACCTTTTGGTGGATGAATTCCAGGACGTAAATCCAGTGCAGTACCAATTGGTACGGGTTTGGGCTGGGGATGGGAAAAACTTATTTGTAATAGGAGACCCGGACCAGGCCATCTATGGCTTCCGGGGGGCTGACCACCGGTTTTTCTTTAAATTACAGGAGGAGTTTCCCCAGGCTAAGGTTATCCGGCTGGTGCTTAATTACCGTTCGACTCCTACTGTCCTTAAGGCAGCTTGTGGTCTCCTTAAGCAAAAAAATCCTCAACTGGTGGCTACCCGGGGAGACGGTCCCCGGATCCTGCATCTGGAAGTACCTAGTGAGATAGCTGAAGGCATCGCTGTGGTACGGGAAATAGAGCGTCTAGTAGGCGGGGCTACTATGCTTCAGGCCCACGGGCAGTGCGCCGCAGTTGGCCAGGACGGAGTAGAAATTGGAGACAAAAGCTACAGTTTCTCGGATATAGCGGTCCTGTTCCGGAGTAGCCGCGAGCTCAAGGCGCTAGAGGAATGCTTTCTTAAAGAAGGTATACCGTACCGGGTAATAGGGCGGGAAAGTTTCTTAGAAGACCCCCAGGTGCGGGAGGCTATAGACTTTTTCCGCTGTGTAAACTCCCCGGAAGATGATTTTCACCTTTACCGTAGCTTAAGGCGGATGGGGGTGAAGGGAGAATACTTGGCGTGCTTGTTGGAGATGGCCCAGCGCACGGGGTCTTCCCTCTGGGAGTTTATAGGTGAGCTGGTGGAGGGGAAGGGCCATTATTTGGGCAGCGTAAGCAGAGAGGCTTTAACGCTTCCTCCGGAAACCCTACCCAGGCTGCGGCATTTCCGGGAAACCCTTTTGATTTATCGGGCCCTAGCTGATACCCAGCCAGCCGCGGAACTTTTGGCCCGTTGGGAAGAAGAACGCGGGCCACACCGTTCAGAGAGCTTGGAAAGGTTGCTTAGGGTGGCTGCCCGTTTTAACAACCTACCCTCTTTTTTGCGAGGAATCACCTTGGCCCAGGAGGCTGACCATGAACGCCTAGGGGGCCAAGCCTTGACTTCTGAATTTGTAAGTCTTATGACCCTTCATGCTGCCAAAGGCTTGGAATTCCCGGTGGTCTTTATTACAGGTGTAGACGAAGGGATAATTCCCTTTGCTGGACAGGATGGGGAAGAGGAGATGCCGATGGGAAAAGATCTTCTTCGGGAAGGGGACGAGTTCCTGGAGAAGCTTGAGGAAGAAAGGCGTCTCTTTTATGTAGGGATTACCCGGGCTAAGGAAGTTCTTATCCTTCTTTCTGCACGGGCGAGAACCCTATACGGTCGGAAAATTCTTTTTCAGCCCTCCCGCTTCCTCCAGGATATACCCCCCGACTGCCTCAAGAAGAAAATATGGAAGGATGAGCGCAGGAAAAAGGAGGCCAGGGAGGAAGGCTGGGAACAGCTCAGTTTATTTCCCAGGATGAGCTGA
- a CDS encoding acylphosphatase, with amino-acid sequence MAMVRAYFNIRGRVQGVGFRYFAREHAVALGINGWIRNCYDGTVEGVAEGPREKVEKFLSLCRQGPRWAQVEGMEVRYEEPQGEKGFTIRETI; translated from the coding sequence ATGGCCATGGTTCGTGCCTATTTTAATATACGCGGCCGCGTACAGGGGGTAGGCTTCCGTTATTTCGCCCGAGAGCACGCGGTAGCCTTAGGTATAAATGGATGGATCCGTAATTGCTACGATGGTACAGTAGAAGGCGTGGCGGAAGGCCCGCGGGAAAAGGTAGAGAAGTTTTTATCTTTATGCCGGCAAGGGCCGCGTTGGGCCCAGGTGGAAGGGATGGAGGTTAGGTATGAGGAACCTCAAGGAGAGAAAGGATTTACGATCAGGGAGACTATTTAA
- a CDS encoding DUF1786 domain-containing protein: MYREIRSEVLMSRPVLAIDIGGGTQDIFLYTPGLPVEGCVQLVLPSPTVIAARQVKEATARRKPLWLRGSIMGGGAVVEALRSHLEQGLPVYAEPQAAKTVHNNLEVVLSLGIRVGEKPPGEADVVETRDLDIMRLNTLLKAYKVELPPLVLVAAQDHGEAPPGVSNRAFRFQYWRDFVEAGGHIQELLYREPPSYFTRLVAIRDSAPAGYEVLVMDTCAAAIWGALADPQVKEWAKEGVTVLNMGNQHTVGVLLKGQRVWGLFEHHTALVDKDKLARLVKGLQEGQLTHEEVFADGGHGCFIDPHFQPREPYLRVAVIGPQRERARGLGYYEAVPYGNMMLAGCFGLCLAFLAKEEAQNEVCG, translated from the coding sequence GTGTATCGCGAAATAAGGAGCGAAGTGCTTATGTCACGCCCAGTGCTGGCTATAGATATAGGTGGTGGTACCCAGGATATTTTCTTGTACACTCCTGGGCTCCCTGTGGAAGGATGTGTGCAACTGGTGCTCCCTTCCCCTACAGTGATAGCCGCCCGGCAGGTCAAGGAGGCTACTGCTAGAAGAAAGCCTTTATGGCTTAGAGGTAGTATTATGGGCGGCGGTGCGGTTGTAGAAGCTTTGCGGAGCCACCTTGAGCAAGGTTTGCCCGTGTACGCCGAACCCCAGGCCGCTAAGACCGTGCATAATAATTTAGAAGTGGTTCTAAGCTTAGGCATTCGGGTGGGAGAAAAGCCGCCGGGGGAAGCGGATGTGGTAGAAACCCGGGACCTGGACATTATGCGCCTTAATACCCTCCTTAAGGCTTATAAAGTGGAACTCCCCCCTTTAGTACTGGTAGCTGCCCAGGACCATGGTGAAGCACCCCCAGGGGTAAGCAATCGTGCCTTCCGGTTTCAATACTGGAGGGACTTTGTGGAGGCAGGAGGCCATATCCAGGAACTTTTGTACCGGGAGCCGCCTTCCTATTTCACCCGCCTAGTAGCCATCCGGGATTCCGCTCCAGCCGGGTATGAAGTGCTAGTGATGGATACCTGTGCAGCGGCCATCTGGGGAGCCCTAGCCGATCCCCAGGTAAAGGAGTGGGCTAAAGAAGGTGTTACGGTTTTAAACATGGGCAACCAGCATACCGTAGGTGTCCTGCTTAAGGGTCAAAGGGTGTGGGGCTTGTTTGAGCATCATACGGCCCTGGTGGATAAAGATAAGCTGGCTAGACTCGTCAAAGGATTACAAGAGGGCCAGCTTACCCATGAAGAGGTATTTGCTGATGGGGGTCACGGGTGCTTTATTGATCCTCATTTCCAGCCTCGAGAACCATACCTAAGGGTAGCCGTCATCGGCCCCCAGCGGGAGAGGGCCCGGGGGCTAGGCTACTACGAAGCTGTACCTTACGGCAACATGATGTTGGCGGGCTGCTTCGGTCTTTGCCTGGCTTTTTTAGCCAAGGAGGAAGCCCAAAATGAAGTTTGTGGCTGA
- a CDS encoding glycoside hydrolase family 26 protein, whose protein sequence is MGRQKGLIFILLLIFSLFFVRICSGNRVGEETWRPSFKVGYASQVAEEGVGKGSPKRDTLEWERPSRELINTYDGFKIGIPEGWEAEILPGVATILTRPSLAKLSIFVQPLEKITAEEYILYSNRSLQEGWATIKVREFKKLNIKGYPAWIWEWTRDKVAPGDLNYYREYHLLVSRTVYTFLLKTDAEHFREAVRYLTYILQSWRPLPPTDNPTFPEPQRVEREVRIEGLHHRLIIPKDKTLWGILNPHKLGKLEYFRQLIPLEKKLGHKFEFLITYAAFDTRFDWGELRRLYDDGRILMVALQPWWYGKKNDTSLIELLKGKYDDILREWARQFKTIGDPVFVRFGNEMNGDWSTWSAWFYGKDTDIFKMAWDYVYRIFKEEGATNVIFVFNPHDRSFPNFKWNHYLLYYPGDQTVDWIGLTGYNNGTSYPADLWREFDAIYGPLYKEYMYYFKDKPFIITEFASNEVGGDKANWIRRAMESLATNYPNIKIAVWFNQIDGKWLYNLDSSPASFTAFAEGLKKEPYQFRAVWPRD, encoded by the coding sequence TTGGGCAGGCAGAAAGGGCTAATCTTCATATTGCTGCTTATTTTTAGCTTGTTCTTTGTGAGGATTTGCTCCGGGAACCGGGTCGGGGAGGAAACTTGGAGACCAAGCTTTAAGGTAGGATATGCTTCCCAGGTAGCAGAGGAAGGGGTAGGCAAGGGCTCTCCTAAAAGGGATACCCTTGAGTGGGAAAGACCCTCTCGGGAACTTATCAACACCTATGATGGATTTAAGATAGGTATCCCTGAGGGATGGGAGGCTGAGATCCTTCCAGGGGTGGCTACTATCTTAACCCGGCCCAGCTTAGCCAAACTTTCCATTTTTGTACAGCCCTTAGAGAAAATCACGGCTGAAGAATATATTCTATACAGTAACCGGAGCTTGCAGGAAGGTTGGGCCACGATAAAGGTACGGGAATTTAAAAAGCTCAACATCAAGGGTTACCCTGCCTGGATATGGGAGTGGACGCGGGATAAGGTGGCTCCTGGTGATCTCAATTACTACCGGGAATATCATTTGTTAGTTTCTCGTACAGTCTATACTTTCCTGCTTAAAACCGATGCTGAACACTTCCGGGAGGCCGTTCGATACTTAACCTATATTCTGCAGAGCTGGCGCCCTTTACCTCCAACCGATAACCCTACTTTCCCTGAACCGCAACGGGTAGAGCGCGAGGTACGCATCGAAGGCCTTCATCACCGTCTAATTATCCCCAAGGATAAGACATTATGGGGGATCCTAAATCCCCATAAGCTAGGAAAACTGGAGTATTTCCGGCAGCTTATCCCCTTGGAAAAGAAGCTGGGTCATAAATTTGAGTTCCTTATAACCTATGCGGCCTTTGATACCCGCTTCGATTGGGGAGAGTTACGAAGGTTATATGATGATGGGCGCATTTTAATGGTGGCCCTGCAGCCTTGGTGGTACGGCAAGAAAAACGATACCTCGCTAATTGAGCTTTTAAAGGGTAAGTATGATGATATTCTCCGAGAGTGGGCCCGCCAGTTTAAGACAATCGGGGATCCTGTGTTTGTACGTTTTGGGAATGAAATGAACGGCGACTGGTCCACGTGGAGCGCTTGGTTTTATGGGAAAGATACCGATATTTTCAAGATGGCCTGGGATTATGTGTACAGGATCTTTAAAGAAGAGGGAGCTACGAATGTTATCTTTGTGTTCAATCCCCATGATCGCTCATTTCCTAACTTCAAGTGGAACCACTACCTTCTTTACTATCCTGGAGACCAGACTGTGGACTGGATAGGACTCACCGGATATAACAATGGTACTAGCTACCCGGCTGACCTTTGGCGGGAATTCGATGCTATTTACGGCCCCCTCTATAAGGAATACATGTATTATTTTAAAGACAAGCCCTTTATTATTACAGAGTTCGCCAGTAACGAAGTAGGAGGAGATAAAGCTAATTGGATAAGGCGGGCCATGGAGAGCCTGGCTACCAACTACCCCAACATTAAGATCGCCGTCTGGTTTAACCAGATAGACGGTAAGTGGCTCTATAACCTGGATTCTTCGCCGGCAAGCTTTACAGCCTTTGCCGAAGGGCTAAAAAAAGAGCCGTATCAGTTCCGGGCCGTCTGGCCCCGGGATTAA
- a CDS encoding 6-phosphofructokinase, whose amino-acid sequence MSKRLGILTGGGDCPGLNAVIRAAAKTAYAYGYELYGFLDGYTGVVEGRYIKLDPPAISGLLHRGGTILGTNNRSDPFHFPVQEGDKIVYRDMSGRAVELLEKLGIEVLLVIGGDGTLAGARDLKAKGARIIGIPKTIDNDLAATDQTFGFDTAVRTATDALDKLHTTAESHHRVMVLELMGRYAGWIALYSGLAGGADVILIPEIPWTVEGVIRKIEARRAEGKPFSIVVVAEGARTPTGELVVQRRVEGSVERLRLGGIGQLVAQMIEEKTGIETRVTVLGHIQRGGSPSSYDRVLATRFGVAAAELAIRGIHGVMVCLRGNDISYVPLEEVAAQPRTVPIDHPLIRTARAIGISFGD is encoded by the coding sequence TTGAGTAAAAGATTAGGTATCTTGACAGGAGGCGGGGATTGCCCGGGGTTAAACGCAGTTATACGGGCAGCGGCTAAGACAGCTTACGCTTACGGGTACGAGCTTTATGGCTTCCTGGATGGGTACACCGGGGTGGTAGAAGGCCGGTATATTAAACTGGACCCGCCGGCCATATCAGGCTTGCTTCACCGGGGCGGGACCATCTTGGGAACTAATAACCGCAGCGATCCCTTCCATTTTCCTGTACAGGAAGGGGACAAAATAGTCTACCGCGACATGTCGGGAAGAGCGGTGGAGCTTTTGGAGAAGCTAGGGATCGAAGTTCTTTTGGTAATCGGTGGCGACGGAACCTTAGCTGGTGCCCGAGATTTAAAGGCTAAAGGGGCCCGGATTATTGGGATACCCAAGACCATTGACAATGATCTCGCGGCTACTGACCAGACCTTCGGTTTCGATACAGCCGTACGCACGGCCACCGATGCCCTGGACAAATTACATACTACCGCGGAATCCCATCACCGGGTAATGGTGTTGGAGCTTATGGGCCGCTATGCTGGCTGGATAGCCTTGTATAGCGGTTTGGCTGGAGGGGCCGATGTAATACTTATACCGGAGATACCCTGGACGGTGGAGGGAGTTATTAGGAAGATCGAGGCCCGCAGGGCGGAGGGCAAACCATTTAGCATTGTGGTGGTTGCCGAAGGAGCAAGGACTCCTACAGGTGAGCTGGTGGTCCAGCGCCGGGTTGAAGGTAGCGTGGAGCGGTTAAGGCTGGGTGGCATCGGGCAGCTGGTGGCTCAGATGATTGAAGAGAAGACAGGGATTGAGACCCGGGTTACTGTACTGGGTCATATCCAGCGTGGGGGATCGCCGTCTTCTTATGACCGGGTTCTGGCTACGCGCTTCGGGGTGGCAGCCGCAGAGCTGGCCATAAGAGGTATCCACGGAGTTATGGTGTGCCTGCGGGGGAACGATATTTCTTACGTACCCCTGGAAGAAGTGGCCGCTCAACCTCGCACTGTACCAATAGATCATCCTTTAATTCGTACAGCCAGGGCCATAGGTATAAGCTTCGGAGACTAA